Proteins from a genomic interval of Sugiyamaella lignohabitans strain CBS 10342 chromosome C, complete sequence:
- the LCB3 gene encoding sphinganine kinase LCB3 (Long-chain base-1-phosphate phosphatase; specific for dihydrosphingosine-1-phosphate, regulates ceramide and long-chain base phosphates levels, involved in incorporation of exogenous long chain bases in sphingolipids; LCB3 has a paralog, YSR3, that arose from the whole genome duplication; GO_component: GO:0005783 - endoplasmic reticulum [Evidence IEA]; GO_component: GO:0005783 - endoplasmic reticulum [Evidence IDA] [PMID 10477278]; GO_component: GO:0005789 - endoplasmic reticulum membrane [Evidence IEA]; GO_component: GO:0016021 - integral component of membrane [Evidence IEA]; GO_component: GO:0016021 - integral component of membrane [Evidence ISM] [PMID 12192589]; GO_component: GO:0016020 - membrane [Evidence IEA,IEA]; GO_function: GO:0003824 - catalytic activity [Evidence IEA]; GO_function: GO:0016787 - hydrolase activity [Evidence IEA]; GO_function: GO:0042392 - sphingosine-1-phosphate phosphatase activity [Evidence TAS] [PMID 11278643]; GO_function: GO:0042392 - sphingosine-1-phosphate phosphatase activity [Evidence IDA] [PMID 9353337]; GO_process: GO:0019722 - calcium-mediated signaling [Evidence IMP] [PMID 11278643]; GO_process: GO:0006629 - lipid metabolic process [Evidence IEA]; GO_process: GO:0030148 - sphingolipid biosynthetic process [Evidence TAS] [PMID 10563329]; GO_process: GO:0006665 - sphingolipid metabolic process [Evidence IEA]), protein MSSEQTKVDVKSDLSRSNSFIALLKAAEKEPCAEKDAGNKSEDHYATRLPLWRFKLRNAMLPIIRWETPHLARLQSTLRHPLIDIYFALSANLGTHTFYVIMLPVSYWYGGTSTARDLTFILAMGVYLTGFLKDLLCLPRPLSPPLHRITMSGSAALEYGFPSTHTANAVGVFLLLSTKLQGPVYQLLNAIFVFSIVAGRIYCGMHGFADVVIGALIGAGLWALTLFSGFMTALRTSSSYYPLLIVPLTLFLVRVHPEPVDDCPCFDDGVAFLGVLMGEIVGQWILTRVIPGSNGCIYYDPQMSGIVGTALRFVIGVGLVVTWRHNMKRILHEVLPPAFRFIEKIGLAMPRKYFISASEYSDIPSSIPDTTLFETHEITSIFSRAGRARSDSVGPQSTADLYESMAQQNLQHRPQGVSSALPSNSVRENSQQPDLLSTVVVPRVRYDVEVVTKLVVYCGIAVISVCVCGLIFPILGI, encoded by the coding sequence ATGTCTTCGGAACAGACTAAAGTAGATGTCAAATCTGATTTGTCAAGGTCAAATTCATTTATAGCCCTATTgaaggctgctgagaagGAACCATGTGCCGAAAAAGACGCTGGTAATAAATCAGAAGACCACTACGCAACACGACTTCCTTTATGGAGATTCAAACTACGGAATGCCATGTTACCAATAATCCGATGGGAAACACCTCATTTGGCACGTCTTCAAAGTACACTCCGTCATCCACTCATTGATATATATTTCGCACTGTCTGCGAACCTAGGAACACATACCTTTTACGTTATTATGCTGCCAGTCAGTTACTGGTACGGAGGGACCTCCACTGCTCGTGATTTGACATTTATTCTTGCCATGGGCGTGTATTTGACAGGATTCTTGAAGGATCTGTTATGTCTTCCTAGACCACTATCTCCACCTTTGCATAGAATTACCATGTCGGGAAGTGCAGCTCTCGAATATGGATTTCCCAGTACTCATACAGCAAATGCTGTAGGCGTGTTTTTGCTTCTATCTACCAAACTTCAGGGACCAGTTTATCAACTGCTTAATGctatttttgtatttagcATTGTAGCAGGTCGCATATATTGTGGTATGCACGGTTTTGCTGATGTCGTTATAGGAGCATTGATTGGAGCTGGTCTCTGGGCTTTGACGCTGTTTTCTGGATTCATGACTGCATTACGTACTTCATCTTCCTACTACCCATTGTTAATTGTTCCCTTGACTCTCTTCCTCGTGAGAGTCCACCCAGAGCCTGTTGATGACTGCCCGTGTTTTGATGACGGTGTAGCTTTTCTGGGTGTTCTTATGGGAGAGATAGTTGGTCAATGGATTCTTACCAGAGTCATTCCAGGTAGCAATGGATGTATCTATTATGACCCTCAGATGTCGGGTATTGTTGGTACTGCATTAAGATTCGTTATTGGTGTCGGTCTTGTTGTCACATGGCGTCACAATATGAAACGTATTCTACACGAAGTTCTACCTCCTGCATTCCGatttattgaaaagattggcCTTGCAATGCCCAGAaagtattttatttctgcttCAGAGTACTCTGACATTCCTTCATCTATTCCTGATACAACGCTCTTTGAGACACATGAAATCACTTCGATTTTTTCGCGCGCCGGTCGCGCCCGATCCGATTCAGTGGGACCTCAATCTACTGCTGACTTATACGAGTCCATGGCCCAACAGAATCTTCAACATCGGCCACAGGGAGTGTCTTCTGCTCTTCCCTCAAACAGTGTTCGAGAAAACTCACAACAGCCTGATCTTTTATCTACTGTTGTGGTTCCGCGTGTTAGATAcgatgttgaagttgtaACGAAACTCGTTGTTTATTGTGGCATTGCTGTTATATCCGTGTGCGTATGTGGTTTAATATTCCCCATCCTGGGAATCTGA
- the RHO1 gene encoding Rho family GTPase RHO1 (GTP-binding protein of the rho subfamily of Ras-like proteins; involved in establishment of cell polarity; regulates protein kinase C (Pkc1p) and the cell wall synthesizing enzyme 1,3-beta-glucan synthase (Fks1p and Gsc2p); GO_component: GO:0000148 - 1,3-beta-D-glucan synthase complex [Evidence IDA] [PMID 8602515]; GO_component: GO:0005794 - Golgi apparatus [Evidence IDA] [PMID 1918143]; GO_component: GO:0005935 - cellular bud neck [Evidence IDA] [PMID 8195291]; GO_component: GO:0005934 - cellular bud tip [Evidence IDA] [PMID 8195291]; GO_component: GO:0005768 - endosome [Evidence IEA]; GO_component: GO:0010008 - endosome membrane [Evidence IEA]; GO_component: GO:0000131 - incipient cellular bud site [Evidence IDA] [PMID 8195291]; GO_component: GO:0005622 - intracellular [Evidence IEA]; GO_component: GO:0043332 - mating projection tip [Evidence IDA] [PMID 12660244]; GO_component: GO:0016020 - membrane [Evidence IEA]; GO_component: GO:0005741 - mitochondrial outer membrane [Evidence IDA] [PMID 16407407]; GO_component: GO:0005739 - mitochondrion [Evidence IDA] [PMID 14576278]; GO_component: GO:0005739 - mitochondrion [Evidence IDA] [PMID 16823961]; GO_component: GO:0005778 - peroxisomal membrane [Evidence IEA]; GO_component: GO:0005777 - peroxisome [Evidence IEA]; GO_component: GO:0005777 - peroxisome [Evidence IDA] [PMID 15596542]; GO_component: GO:0005886 - plasma membrane [Evidence IEA,IEA]; GO_component: GO:0005886 - plasma membrane [Evidence IDA] [PMID 16622836]; GO_function: GO:0005525 - GTP binding [Evidence IEA,IEA]; GO_function: GO:0003924 - GTPase activity [Evidence IDA] [PMID 11591390]; GO_function: GO:0003924 - GTPase activity [Evidence IDA] [PMID 7962098]; GO_function: GO:0000166 - nucleotide binding [Evidence IEA]; GO_process: GO:0030036 - actin cytoskeleton organization [Evidence IMP] [PMID 15596542]; GO_process: GO:0031532 - actin cytoskeleton reorganization [Evidence IGI,IPI] [PMID 8947028]; GO_process: GO:0007117 - budding cell bud growth [Evidence IGI,IMP] [PMID 8195291]; GO_process: GO:0045807 - positive regulation of endocytosis [Evidence IMP] [PMID 14593073]; GO_process: GO:0090037 - positive regulation of protein kinase C signaling [Evidence IDA,IMP] [PMID 8621575]; GO_process: GO:0090037 - positive regulation of protein kinase C signaling [Evidence IGI,IPI] [PMID 8846785]; GO_process: GO:0008361 - regulation of cell size [Evidence IMP] [PMID 17302939]; GO_process: GO:0090334 - regulation of cell wall (1->3)-beta-D-glucan biosynthetic process [Evidence IMP] [PMID 8602514]; GO_process: GO:0090334 - regulation of cell wall (1->3)-beta-D-glucan biosynthetic process [Evidence IDA,IMP] [PMID 8602515]; GO_process: GO:0090334 - regulation of cell wall (1->3)-beta-D-glucan biosynthetic process [Evidence IDA,IMP] [PMID 8662910]; GO_process: GO:0060178 - regulation of exocyst localization [Evidence IMP] [PMID 11283608]; GO_process: GO:0060237 - regulation of fungal-type cell wall organization [Evidence IMP] [PMID 8621575]; GO_process: GO:0032880 - regulation of protein localization [Evidence IMP] [PMID 10893184]; GO_process: GO:0032889 - regulation of vacuole fusion, non-autophagic [Evidence IMP] [PMID 11598008]; GO_process: GO:0007264 - small GTPase mediated signal transduction [Evidence IEA]; GO_process: GO:0007264 - small GTPase mediated signal transduction [Evidence IDA] [PMID 8621575]; GO_process: GO:0007264 - small GTPase mediated signal transduction [Evidence IGI] [PMID 8846785]), with the protein MSFPKPRGPRPSTPSSPQKRFSLSGKPSSLSYSDPIFVQDSSGNISSSRASTSSPEVDVSSASTPDYHVKIVCVGDGGCGKTCMLQTYAMGEFPLTYVPTVFENYFTKIKTPGGKNVELALWDTAGQEEYDRLRALSYPEVDIVLICFSVDSPASLDNVYDKWIPEVSHYCQGVPFILVGLKTDLRQDLTTIQHLQSRGLRPITPDEGKAVAKRYGAYKYMECSSKTMTGVKDIFNTSIGVVVKEKVYLPRKLVESSIPSSSIGSDSGSHRNTSNTPKPVTKSARVPVSSNSKDNPKTIEKKKKKCIIL; encoded by the coding sequence ATGTCATTTCCTAAGCCAAGGGGGCCAAGGCCTTCTACACCTAGCTCTCCACAAAAACGCTTTTCGTTATCAGGAAAACCTTCGTCACTTTCATACAGTGATCCAATTTTTGTACAAGACTCGTCTGGAAATATCTCATCTAGCAGGGCTTCGACATCGAGCCCTGAAGTAGACGTATCTTCTGCATCTACACCGGACTACCATGTGAAAATTGTCTGTGTTGGTGATGGAGGCTGTGGAAAAACCTGCATGTTACAAACATATGCTATGGGAGAATTCCCTCTAACATACGTTCCAACGGTGTTTGAAAACTATTTTACCAAAATCAAGACACCGGGTGGAAAAAACGTTGAATTAGCGTTGTGGGATACTGCCGGTCAAGAAGAATATGACAGGCTTAGAGCTTTGAGTTATCCAGAAGTAGATATTGTGCTCATATGTTTTTCTGTCGACTCTCCTGCTTCACTGGATAATGTGTATGATAAGTGGATCCCAGAAGTCAGTCATTACTGTCAAGGGGTGCCGTTCATTCTTGTTGGATTGAAAACCGATCTACGACAGGACCTCACTACCATTCAGCATTTACAATCTAGAGGGTTAAGGCCCATCACACCTGATGAAGGCAAAGCCGTAGCTAAACGTTACGGAGCATATAAGTATATGGAATGTTcatcaaaaacaatgaCAGGCGTCAAGGATATTTTCAACACCTCCATAGGTGTGGTTGTCAAAGAAAAGGTTTACCTACCACGAAAACTAGTGGAATCAAGTATTcccagtagcagcattggtAGTGATAGCGGAAGCCACAGAAATACCAGCAATACGCCTAAACCAGTCACCAAATCTGCTAGGGTACCAGTAAGCTCCAATTCCAAAGATAACCCTAAAACgatagaaaagaaaaagaaaaaatgtaTCATTCTCTAA
- the HFD1 gene encoding Hfd1p (Hexadecenal dehydrogenase; involved in the conversion of sphingosine 1-phosphate breakdown product hexadecenal to hexadecenoic acid; located in the mitochondrial outer membrane and also in lipid particles; has similarity to ALDH3A2, a human fatty aldehyde dehydrogenase (FALDH) mutated in Sjogren-Larsson syndrome, a neurocutaneous disorder; GO_component: GO:0005768 - endosome [Evidence IEA]; GO_component: GO:0005768 - endosome [Evidence IDA] [PMID 14562095]; GO_component: GO:0010008 - endosome membrane [Evidence IEA]; GO_component: GO:0016021 - integral component of membrane [Evidence IEA]; GO_component: GO:0031307 - integral component of mitochondrial outer membrane [Evidence IDA] [PMID 16689936]; GO_component: GO:0005811 - lipid particle [Evidence IDA] [PMID 14562095]; GO_component: GO:0005811 - lipid particle [Evidence IDA] [PMID 24868093]; GO_component: GO:0016020 - membrane [Evidence IEA]; GO_component: GO:0005741 - mitochondrial outer membrane [Evidence IEA,IEA]; GO_component: GO:0005741 - mitochondrial outer membrane [Evidence IDA] [PMID 16407407]; GO_component: GO:0005739 - mitochondrion [Evidence IEA]; GO_component: GO:0005739 - mitochondrion [Evidence IDA] [PMID 14576278]; GO_component: GO:0005739 - mitochondrion [Evidence IDA] [PMID 16823961]; GO_function: GO:0004028 - 3-chloroallyl aldehyde dehydrogenase activity [Evidence ISS] [PMID 16407407]; GO_function: GO:0004029 - aldehyde dehydrogenase (NAD) activity [Evidence IEA]; GO_function: GO:0004030 - aldehyde dehydrogenase [NAD(P)+] activity [Evidence IEA]; GO_function: GO:0047770 - carboxylate reductase activity [Evidence IMP] [PMID 22633490]; GO_function: GO:0016491 - oxidoreductase activity [Evidence IEA,IEA]; GO_function: GO:0016620 - oxidoreductase activity, acting on the aldehyde or oxo group of donors, NAD or NADP as acceptor [Evidence IEA]; GO_process: GO:0006081 - cellular aldehyde metabolic process [Evidence IEA]; GO_process: GO:0006081 - cellular aldehyde metabolic process [Evidence IC] [PMID 16407407]; GO_process: GO:0006081 - cellular aldehyde metabolic process [Evidence IMP] [PMID 22633490]; GO_process: GO:0008152 - metabolic process [Evidence IEA]; GO_process: GO:0055114 - oxidation-reduction process [Evidence IEA,IEA]) produces the protein MGRPKAVFTSFEDVPMNTSQEQILEKHKLITDTFLSNKTIPLDYRLEQIRNIYWAILDNVEFLKDALYKDFYRPHDETEILELHGVFAELDSIMNHLPQWAKDEPISGGLKSMSSHPVVKRQPYGTVLIISPWNYPYFLAVNPIATAIAAGNTVIWKPTEIAPNSSRALTKVLQHAIDPSIFQVVNGAIDESTSLLNLRFDKIMLTGSTTVGKIVASAAAKNLTPTLLELGGKSPVLVDRDLKDYKTVAKRIAWGKFVNAGQTCVAPDYILVDAKVEHKFIAALKDAIAELYPNLNKDTPDYCHIVSDRMYNRLSSLVDTTEGNVEFQHGVPDEKTRFLPPTIVSGVKPTDSLMKDELFGPLLPIIAVNDISSEGVDFIVENHDHPLALYVFTADQKKADSILARTRSGGAIWNDTIIHVGVTEAPFGGIGESGSGAYHGKYGFDEFSHKRTILKQPFYVEFLLKLRYPPYTKGNVKKLTKLSYSKNPWYSRDGPVRRSLIRRIFTSKILFLLAAIAGLFFIF, from the coding sequence ATGGGTAGACCTAAAGCTGTTTTTACCTCTTTTGAGGATGTTCCTATGAACACATCTCAAGAACAAATTCTTGAGAAGCACAAGCTTATCACAGACACATTTTTGTCCAACAAAACCATTCCTTTGGACTACAGACTGGAGCAGATTCGTAATATCTACTGGGCAATTCTCGACAACGTTGAATTTTTGAAAGATGCTCTTTATAAGGATTTCTATCGTCCCCATGATGAGACTGAGATTCTTGAGCTCCATGGTGTTTTTGCTGAGCTGGATAGTATTATGAACCACTTACCCCAATGGGCTAAAGATGAGCCTATTTCTGGTGGACTCAAGTCAATGTCATCTCACCCAGTTGTAAAGAGACAACCATATGGTACTGTGTTAATCATTTCGCCCTGGAACTACCCTTACTTCTTGGCCGTCAATCCTATTGCCACagccattgctgctggtaacaCTGTGATTTGGAAGCCCACTGAAATCGCCCCTAATTCATCTCGTGCTTTGACCAAGGTCCTTCAGCATGCTATTGATCCAAGTATCTTCCAGGTTGTTAATGGTGCCATAGATGAGTCTACTTCTCTTCTCAATTTACGTTTCGACAAAATCATGTTAACTGGAAGTACCACTGTCGGCAAAATCGTAGCCTCTGCTGCCGCAAAAAATCTCACTCCTACCTTGTTGGAATTAGGTGGCAAGTCacctgttcttgttgataGAGATCTCAAAGATTATAAGACTGTTGCTAAGCGTATTGCATGGGGAAAATTTGTTAATGCTGGCCAGACCTGTGTTGCCCCTGACTATATTCTTGTCGATGCCAAAGTTGAACATAAATTTATTGCTGCCCTTAAGGATGCTATTGCTGAGCTTTATCCCAATCTCAATAAGGATACTCCCGACTACTGTCATATTGTAAGTGACCGTATGTATAACAGACTGTCCTCTCTTGTCGATACTACTGAGGGAAATGTTGAGTTCCAACATGGAGTTCCTGATGAAAAGACTCGTTTCTTGCCACCTACGATTGTTTCAGGGGTTAAACCTACCGACTCTTTGATGAAGGATGAGCTTTTTGGTCCTTTGTTGCCTATTATTGCCGTAAATGATATTTCTTCTGAAGGTGTTGATTTTATTGTAGAGAATCATGACCATCCATTGGCTCTTTATGTTTTCACTGCTGATCAAAAGAAAGCCGATAGTATCTTGGCTCGTACTCGTTCAGGTGGCGCTATTTGGAATGATACCATTATTCATGTAGGCGTTACTGAGGCTCCTTTCGGTGGTATTGGTGaatctggttctggtgcttaTCATGGCAAGTATGGGTTTGACGAGTTCAGCCATAAACGTACTATACTTAAGCAACCATTCTATGTCGAGTTCCTTCTCAAGTTAAGATACCCTCCATATACCAAGGGAAATGTCAAGAAACTCACAAAGCTTTCCTACTCCAAAAACCCTTGGTATAGTCGTGATGGTCCCGTTAGACGATCGCTCATCCGCCGTATTTTTACTAGCAAGATACTTTTCTTGcttgctgctattgctggtctcttctttattttttaa